The Anopheles maculipalpis chromosome 3RL, idAnoMacuDA_375_x, whole genome shotgun sequence genomic sequence AGCCCGTTGACAAAAAGGACAATAAATTGTCTTCGCGACGGTAGCTCAAATACTTCGAGCTGTGAAAAGTTTAGCACAAACAGCAATGGCCACAATAGTAAGAGATTCCACAGCCCCACAAAGCCAAAGAACAGTGGAATGCTTATCTTTTCTTCTGTGTCGCTTTTACGCTTGACTAGCACCAGATAGGACGCGTAGAAGAATGCACTCAGCAGGGCGAGCACGATCCCGCGTGACATTTTCGGTTCATCAATTTCCGACAGCGAAACCATCACCTGATTGTGGTCGTCATAAAGGCGTATTAAAAGCTGTATCGAAACACATTTCCTAAGGATAAAAATAATCGCTTACCGCTCCAGACATGCTCAGCAGGACGGCAAAACACTTTGAGAAGGTAAATTTATCGCCACACGACGACGGAAACATGGCGGCAAGGATGAGGGTGAAAAAGCTCGAGCTAGAACTGAGCAGCGTTACCATTGCCGTTTCACTCGGTTCCAGAGCCAGCTGGAACATATAGTTGGCAATGAACCACTGGCAAgggtgaaagaaagaaaggagaaaaccACAACTGGTCGTTAGCTTAATTGTTTCCCCAAACAGAGGCACACATTGACCGCACGGCTTACCAGCACGCAAAACAGTAAAGCAGTACGGGCTGTTTTGTGGTGTGATTTTTGACGATGAACCCGCAGACTGGCGGCATACGAAAGGCGCGACATTAGCGCTTCGGACGCTTCGTGCGGGGACATCTCACGCACTTCGGCCACCTTGCTGAAGCGAACGCTGCGTATGCTAGAATCATCGCTTTCCGTGCCGGACACTTGCGAGTCCGTTTTGATGGGTACGAACGAGGAATCACTctgcaaaacgaaaaagaaccGAGAGTGTAAAAAAGTTGGTTTCCGGCagaaagaatattttatttaccaaACTAGACGTCCCATTGGCGTAGTATCCTTCGTCCTCTTCGATCGTATCCATCAGCTACGAACAGAGAGTGGAAGTCGTTAATCTTTATTCACGAAGATGCAGTGACTTTATGGCACTGACCGAAAGGGGGAGGTGGAATTTAGTTATGTCGAATGCTTACCGAGTAGTTCCCATTTCTGGTGCAGCTTTCCTTCCATGGCGCTATCAACCCGAGCACTATCAAGTATATGGTGAACATTGACGCTTTGAAGTAGGTGCAGAAGAATGGTTTGTCGTAGTTTTCATTTTCGTACAAGAACTAGgggatgaaaaggaaaacaataaaaattagcTAAATTGCTAGAACGACAGCTGGACTAATGAAACGGGTTGTTGGTTGTGTGCTGCACTACCGACCTTGGTTAGTTCGCTTGACGAAACCCATATAATATCGACCAGCACCAGTAACACTATTCCGAGCACTAgcttttgtgctttgtttaGCATGTTTTGCACTTTCTTACGCACCACGTCTAACCACGTGGTGTGCACGGGGGACGAGCCTGTGATCGGTGAATAATGGCACTGGGGGTTAATCGTCGAATCCGTGGCCGAATTATTTACGGTACAATCGAACCGAAGGTAGTTACACTTATTTAAAAGTAGCTTTTCATTCGTCCTTTAGTGAGAAGTCGTTTCTCGTGCTTTTCTACGAACATGCTTCATTTCCAATCggcttattttaaaattcctgtATGGTTATTTGTGTAAATGGGTCCCCTGCAATGGATCGAAATAGATGAGAAAAGTGATGAATGGTGCATTTATTATAGGAGGAAAAACGATCTATTAGACGAATCAATTTTACGGATTATACACCACTGTTAGAAAacactttttcactttttgttgttgattacTTTATTCATTAGTAAACAAATGTTTGATGTATACAAAAGTTTGTAGGTCCACAGTATCAACCTCAACCTGTCTTAGGCGATCGAAGTAACCATATGTTGACACCGTGGCTCCGTTGCGCATCATTTTCACACACCGAAAGctctacaaaataaaattacaacacattttccacgaacatttttcaccttttACCCAAACTGTATTTGATCTCACTGCAAGAGTCCTAAATAAACATTCACTCCGTAATGGGGCAACATTAATTACCCGGCATTTCACCTTAATCATAcgtgcattttctttttatgacaCCCCCTGTTGGTATTTCAGTGCAAGGCATACTAGCAACACGTTCTTCTACAATAAATTCATCCCGTTTGTTCATACGCCAAAACTGAGCCTTTTTCTGTTGAACGTACGCTCTATTTGCACTTCTCATCTCAGTTCTTATATCCCACTCTCCCCCAATCTGCACAGTACACCGGGAACGACCGAACGGGATATCAATGTAAACTTTGACGAGCAAATTACACTCATCCAGTTGGAAGACTGTCTGCGTCGTGCTGTTGTTGTCACCGTGTCGTTGTCCGAGCCTACAAAGGTGTAGCACGTTGTTTGAGTGCTCGTCGCGTACACCCGTGACCGTGTGCTGCTATTTCGCGAACTTGGACTCACTATGGGTTGGGGGATGGTACTAATTTATGTGCCACCCCATATGATACGCGAAtgacagcaaacaacaaaggcTCCATCCAGGGAGAGCAGGCGGAcgagttttcgtttttcagcgtgcgtgcttgtgtgtgtttgtgtgcggtgAAGAAGTATGTTCAAGACGTGAACAGATAGATGTGCtgtatgtgcgtgtatgttttCTGGCCGTTCCAAACCGTTTATCGTTCTCTGACCGCTTTTTACGACTGGCGTCATCGTGACGTGTGTGAGTGGCCCCAacaaattcatgaaaataacCCGTGGTGGAGCAATGTTTACTCTCCTGACGTAGCGCTTCTTCTCAGAACAATACAATGCACGCATTTCTCCTCGCGGCCAATGCCAATGAACTGCGCTGATAAAATGGGCCGGATAAAGGGCCGGCAGCGGTAATGGAACGGCCCACCGATACCACCACCCCATGGGAATGTGCGATGCGTAGCAAGCGATACTATGCCAGCCCATAACGTTATTACATCGATTGATGATCCCGATGGTTGTTCGCTGGCACTATGGTAATCATAGTGACTATGAAACGGTACGGCAAAGAAACGTTCGCGGATGCCCTTCGGTGGCGGCGGTGCTAATGGAAAGTGTAAATAAAACCCATCAGCCCCATCGTATCACACAATATACCACAGCGTTACGGTACGCAACGGGAACACTTATCGACCACTGGTAGAACCGAAACCGTAAGTACGAATTAGTTGAATGTTGGGGTTAATCGTGTAGTCGTTGCATTTGCACAAACCTTTGAACAAACTGTATCGCGTAATATTGCACTGGGACACACGCTACGAACGATTTAATACCGAAAAAACCGGGCGACAGTGCGATTTGATGAGAATTATtgttacttttcttttgttgttgaaaaatacATTGCCAATCTGCAATGTCGGTGCGAAAGAGACCGCATGAAGCGGTTTAAGGTACCGGGTTGAATGATTCTGATTGGATCAGCTGGGATCGTGGGATATGAATTTTGCgtttagaaaaaaagggaaaataaattaatagttTAGGTTACTAAATATAAGAGTGACTAATATATtgattttcgtttaaaaaattgctATAAGCtgacaaaaaatatgtaaaaactCGCTCGATGCGAGAATTCAAATATATGCTGTTTATGGAGCATAGTTGAGCACTGCAGTTCGAAATTCTTCATCCCTCTGGAAACGGAAatgatttcaaaataaataacggtCACATGATGGATTGGTAGCGGTTTTGTGAATTTTCAACACTCATTTGAATCTATTTGACcgtgcaataaaaatatggTTATGAACTATTGTTCGGATCGAATCtagaaaaaatatcagatttcatgatgaaataatgtttttatattttattgttttgtaccGGGTTGTGGTTCGGTCTTCGCTAACACGCTATCAGAAGGGCTAATAAATGTCCTCAAGATGACGGCGAGAAGTTGAAGAATGAAGTTCAATTCATACCGTCTATATATATATGGATGCCACTAATCTAGTGTAAGTAATGCCAAGAGCTTGTTTTTCTACGGCGTGTAGCGTCCTAAGCTACTAAACCCTCGGTAAAGAATTGCACGCTCTCTTTCTTGCTAATAGTTACAGGCTatctaaaaaatattgaaatattgaagATAAAATTCTTCCTCATAAACGTGTCCCTTCCTTTTCTTGTTCGACCACTGCACGTGGAACGTTCCGATGAGCGGTCCGGTTGGAAGCGTGCATTGCACCACCGGGTGCAGTGGTCCATTAGCGTTAAGTAACCCTCCTTGAGGCATTGGCCCGCGTTTGGCGCCATTCTAACTGTCTTTCGAGCAAAGCAAAATGTGAATACATAtatatctctttctctctgtgtgGAAAATATAATCTGTTTAATCAACAAGAAacataaacgaaacaaattcaTCCCTAAAACGATCTGTTCGCCATCCAACATATTCCTACTACTACTCCGGGATCGGATTTTTCTGTTCTGCTCCTTTGGCTTGGCCAACTTTACAACACAactacaacaacatcaacaatctCGTTCCACCCTTTACACGTAATCTCACGCGAAGCTTTAAATagtcacaaaaatacacaattTCATCCATCTCGTTTGAGCTGTAACAGACTGCCCTTTTTGTCACAAAAATATCCTTCTCTATCCCTGATAGCTTTGGCCACAGTGGCCGGAGCTCTTGCGTTCCATCAAGTGAtgtaaatgtattttaaaaagcaaaaggataAATAAGACAGCGACCGAAAAACGGAGCTAccgttttgtgtggttttgtttgttttgtaatgtaCTACTATTTTTGCTGTGCGCCTTTCCCTTTTTGATGAACCAACAAACACGTGTCGGATGGATCGCACACGTGGTTTCTCATGCAAGTTCCTTCGCTTCCTGTAAGTAATACTGATCACAGACTGTTGTAGACACGCTTACGTTCACGCACACGCTCACtcattttttccctctttcttcTGCATTTTATGATCGAGCTGTCGTCCATCAAGATCCTCTGAAGCCATCTCCGCCACAATAGGCGGGCGGGATAGTGTTTCATTTTGATTTATGCTATTTAATCGAATTTTCTATGTTACTTCTAATAATTTCGTTACGTAAAGGTGTGAGGTCTTTCTAGAGGGAAATATATAAAGATATATTACGTGAAAATTGTTGTCAACAGTTTTGATTCGGTGTTGTATCGATCCTCTTTTTTACTttcgctactgctgctggtgcttttAGTTATTAttgtaataaatatattttgccGTTTTGCTTTAGGTCTTGCCGTTAAATAAGACGTCGCGTTGCGTTCGTGACGGAACGTAACGTTCGGTAATTAAAATCatgaaatcaatcaaattaagTCTTTATCGTTATTTAACGATCGTCTACTCATTTtttcaaagcaacaaaaaaaccccgccTGCCTGCTAACTCCGAATGGCAAATTAAGCAGGAATTGGAGCTTGTTCGTAGAAATCGGGTTCATCCTCTGCACCTTCGTTCGGTTGACTACCGTCAAGCTGCAAGACATGTGCacaataatataatattaATTAGTCTGCTCTTCTGCTCACCTCAATCGGGCGTTAACTTACCGCACGCAACTCAAGTGGAGAAAAGATACTTTCCAGCTGCTTCCGGATCGGTACCATCAGGATCAGGAAAAAGGGGAATGCCAGC encodes the following:
- the LOC126562279 gene encoding solute carrier family 35 member F5, with translation MLNKAQKLVLGIVLLVLVDIIWVSSSELTKFLYENENYDKPFFCTYFKASMFTIYLIVLGLIAPWKESCTRNGNYSLMDTIEEDEGYYANGTSSLSDSSFVPIKTDSQVSGTESDDSSIRSVRFSKVAEVREMSPHEASEALMSRLSYAASLRVHRQKSHHKTARTALLFCVLWFIANYMFQLALEPSETAMVTLLSSSSSFFTLILAAMFPSSCGDKFTFSKCFAVLLSMSGAVMVSLSEIDEPKMSRGIVLALLSAFFYASYLVLVKRKSDTEEKISIPLFFGFVGLWNLLLLWPLLFVLNFSQLEVFELPSRRQFIVLFVNGLVGTVLSEALWLWGCFLTSSLIGTVAISLQIPLAMLFDMVLHGKTYPLLFYLGSLPMFLSLVLVAFLVKFDDCDPLLKFGKLMYRRLWNCRKANVVRIPDLEEQHESLIDGSHEN